The stretch of DNA CGATTTGTCGAAGCGGAGCCAATAGTAAAATAGCTGATAAATAGCGCTGCGCGTACGTCGATACTCGTACTGCGATGCGTGGATTCGCGTGACCGCGCCGCCGACAGCGTGTCGCCAATCCATCAATCGTGATCGATTAACGACTGCTTGCCTCGCCCAACATACATTCTTGACATCCTATTTGGCTGGTCGATTTGTTTGCGCGACTAATCAGAAGTGATTAAATTCGATTGATTTTAATGACATACTGACTGCGCTGGTAATAGGAATAACATGCAGTGTGGGATATGAATACATTTgcatatttactatttaattcTTTTATATGTTAATTCCTACACGTTTAAACTATGGTTTTAATCTTAATGTCATTTAAAGCTCACTTTGTACCAGGGTTAACACCTATCCGTGTTTTGCAGCAGGAGAAGCAATTAGTAGACTCTGTAGGTGTCGTCCCGAACGAGGGAGTTGGCGCGTGCCTTGGGTCGGCCTCCTCGAGGCGAGGGCTGTTCGTTATACACGTCATAGTTCCAGAGTGCTCTCGGCCGCTTTACTGCACAACGGTAACAAGAGGCCAGCGCGGAGCTCATTCAAGTCATTTTGTTGTAATCAAGCTCCGAATAAAGTCAGGTGCCAAGTTTTAAATACTCACGTAGTGAAGTTCGTACGTACTCGTAGTCGTCGAGGATTCTTCGTCATTAGCAATTTCCACTTATCTTTCGTAGCTGGCGATTTTGTCTTTACAACGTATTAATCGTTATAGGCGAGGGGAATGGTATGAGATCTTGTCAACCCTTTATGTACTGCAAGTATATGCATTGTTGTGTCATAAAGAATAAGGCAAGGGAAGAGCGCTCGGTTTGCTCCTCCACCATCacaaaaatgttattagttttGGGATGCTATTGTCCACCCCGCGACCTTTCGGCCCTCCTATCTCCCTTTAGCAAATAGCCCGGCATGTTGAAAGGTTGCCCCTTAGATTTGTTTTAATCCTTGTGGTTTCACACTGACATATCTTAACTTTATTGAACATACATGTAATGAAGTATTATTGTAACTTACTTTAAAACGGGTAAACGGGCTTCAGCTACATTTATCAGTTTATCGCAAACCTCTTAAAATGTTTATTAGAAACAGGTGTTTCTATACAGTACAAGTAACCAAGGAAAGACTAATTAATGACGTAGacatttgatttttttaacCCGGATCGGGGCACAGCGAATATTTGGTAGATAAATAGAGAAGTGATCGAAGAGCAATTAATTGGCCGTAATGTGTGCAACGGGAACCGGGAACGGCAGCCCGGGACTGCGAGGGGGCGCGGGTGGCGCAGTATAGGCCATTCATCTCGTGCGACGCGGCCATTTTGTATCTACGTGGACATCCGTCACGCTAATCGCTGCGTTACACCTGCATGCACCAGCCTTCCGCCTCTGATCCCCCAATCCATTCTCATCGATACCGAACCAAAAGCTGATACGGCTAATAATCAAATCAGTCTTTACTCGTAGTTCATTTACTTAGAgctagggtttctgctcgagaattctcgaggcgagaaatctcgagaaatttctccaaagtcgagacgggaaaaaaaacacaatgcctcgagaactcgagaaataaatctcttatcacaagtaaaaagaaaacacgcgtataacACGTGATGAGTCTATAAGTGTTATTCtttaggtagttaaataaatgtaaacaatgttttttttttacattttcaggtaattagaacatttattaggtagttaaccagccaaataaaaaactgCCTTGATCCGTCCCCTATCCTATCGTTCTGGCTTCaaccgattttcatgttttgaaacttttgaactGTCACgacgtgtatttttattaaaaacgctttaaaaaatagtggctattacttatgaaagcaaaataatgtaaattatcGAGGGTGATttgtaattgttacatatttgcggcgATTTATTTTCAAAAGTGTCTTCaaataaaagacacgtcaaaatcgcttatcttaattctaatgctaaaaaacgaattatagggCCATGTAATAACAAATATACTAAATTACTATTGACAAATCAAATCATTCCGATATATTCCTATTAGCAAAATATCACAATTTTAGCAGCTTCATTTTTACGTTGAATATTTCGTAGTAAAACTTCTGTAAGTTTGTCACGTCGAGTTAAATTTATTGACTTGAATATTCTTTCCTAATAAAATACCGTAGGTATTGTGGTTTgattacattttgttaaatacctaaagagaTACACTATAGCATATACGGTGGGCACACCTGCacctatagtattttttttattgttgttgaATGTATGATTGTAAAGTGCAATTTatggtaattaaaaatttaccatGTTTGATTAATGATCTCACCTACGATTCCTATGAATCTGATTTGTAATTAagcaaaaaaatttaaattaacatGGTGATTTATGAAACattcaaaatttctcgagatactcgagaaactcgagaaatctTGGTCGGGAATTCCCGCGCCTCGAGAAATTAAAgaggtcgagaaaccagaaaccctactTAGAGCCTTCACATTATTATAGTTATGATCGAAACGTGATCACCCATTTAAGTTTCACAAATGAGTAGCTTGGAATCGAAACTCGGTTAAAGTAGACGACGCGGAGTAACAGGAAGTAATAACTTCATCCCGAGCTTAACTGTAGGAGTACCGTCCAACTAACATTATGCCTGCCAGTAACAAGTTAATCTAAATGCAGCCGACTGCTTCCACCAGCTAGTTCTAGCACGCATCGCCGAAGTTTAATAACTGAGAAATTAGGAACACGCCCGCCTTCGATCCGACCGGCCGCTAAAGATTGAACTTCTGTTTGTTCTTAAAGCAAAGTTAGTCGCCACGGCTTATAAAAGATACAAACGGTAAAAGTGTTTACAAAAGTTATTCTATAAATCATGCGGACATTATCAGCAAGCGCTCTGACTGGAATAAGTACTGAATATTCAGATggtgtttgtttgtatttacTTTGAAAGAGCGATAAGCGCTTTTCCGTTTTTTCATTGAATAAAATATGGTGCAAGAGGCTCGCGGGCGGCGTGCAACGATAAGCCGTCAGCGCGGCTCTTCCCGTCACGTAGTGCGACAGTTAATTACGCGGATGTAAATAAATCATCGCAGACGGGTGCGGCGGAGGGCTTCGATTCCGAAAGGCAATTATCTCGCGCCTCATTGACGCCGAAAGTGAGCCGAGCGAACCGCGCCGCCCTCGCCCGCCTCACAAGTATCTGACACCACCTAAGACGCGGTTATAAGGAAAAATCGAGTGGAGGATTTCTGATGGCTACGTGCCTGGCTCACAGCAATTGTGATGCATGGAGGGATTTCCGCACGCCGGCCGATATTGAGCCGAAACTGCGGCCGCCGGCGCCACCGCCGTCCCGTTATACATTATTGCTTATCGGAATGATATCGAATGAGGTCCGCCATTTTCGTCTTTTCTTAAAGCCGAGAAGTATCGCTTACCTGAGACGCGTAACCCTTATCTTACCTCGGTTTCCACTTAGGTAGCAAAAATGGCATATTGGATCGTGTTACCAAACATTACTTTGTATGGATTTTATCAAGACGTAAGCCATTCATATTGATGTGAAGTTCGACGTCTAACATGGAATTATTTAACGTTTCAGGGTCGGTGTAACCGAGAGAAGCCGCCTTGCAAGTACTTCCATCCGCCCCAGCATCTGAAGGACCAGCTGCTGATCAACGGTCGAAACCACTTAGCTTTGAAGAACGCCCTAATGCAGCAAATGGGGCTAACGCCGGGCCAGGTGCTGCCCGGCCAGGTCCCCGCCGTGGTCAGTACCCCCTTCACCCTACCCCTGACTACTTTTTAAGCGCTTGAGCGATCGGTCCTCAATACGGACTGTACTCACTGCACGCAACACGCTGCTTTCGGTGTACTGCTATTCCGTAATTTTATGAGCGTTTATAATCACGTAGAATTTTTGATTAGATACTATTCTCGTTTGAGTTGTGCCTCTTTTTAAGGATCATTATTTTGAATAAAGAAAGGCTACTTATAAGTATGTCTagttagtatttattttaatatgtgtTGTTTGGTTTAACATACCAAATCCTTATGATCAATGTATCTAGGATcataaaataatcattattatttGGATCATTATCAGTGCAGTGCAGCACTCTTTTTCAAAGTTTTGAAGACTATGTAAAAAAAGGTTCGTTAAGATATGAGTGCGTATAATTAAACATTCAGTAGAATATTTAGCAATGTTTATATATAGCTCACCCAGGCACAACTTAAACTTCGTTGCTGGCGGCCGATCGCTCCACACTGCTTGAGCATGTTTGTATAATTTGTTTCTTAAGTGGCATGACAGCTCTCCAAACTTACACGCGTATGAAATGGGTATAAGGTTACCTTACGCTGGTTTAATCACCCTAACTACTTGTACGTTCCCTCACTGTTCACACTATCGCTGAAGTCGCGAGCCAACCCCCCTCGGCGTCCCTCTTTGCGTTCGTCCTTGTGTTGTTAAATTGGGTCGATGTACTAACCTAGTAGTTGAATAGTAGCATATGCGATGCGCGGGGTGACGTCGaggcggcgcggacgcggctgGGCGCTGCGGGCCGGCTCTCGCACGATGAGTAGCGTGTTTGTGTGGTTTTGTGTAAGGTGGGCGGCGTGAGCGGCAGCGGCGCGGCCGCGAGCCACATCGCCGCGTTGGACCCGATCAGTCTCGCCCTGCTCGCCCCGCAGGTAACGCAGCCGTCGCAGTCTGCGCCGCCGCAGCCACTACACCTCCCCACATCCTGACACCCTCACTTCCTATCTTATTCACAGATAGCGCTTCCACGTACTTCGCATCCACTAGAATCCGCATAAAGCCCCATTATCCCCGCGTCTCCTTCTCCTTACGATATAACTGGTGGCCGGTGGAATCTTTACTGGACAGACCGTATGCTTCAATTGAAATATATTTCGGTGATTCTTGTTTAATGCATGTTTAATACGCTTGTCTggctatttatttataacaactatAACACACGAAACGACTAACATTCAATCGTAGGTTTGTAAATTATATTGGCTTGTGGTTTATTTTGTACTAAATGCTTGCTGTGGATTTTGTAACAAGAGTCGGTATATAGAATGTAATAGGCTGggttataaatatgtagtagtgaATTGTTTTATGTATATTTCCGTATCGACCGGTTGGTAACACTTTGCTTGTACATGACAGGCGACGTCCCCGTACCTGTCGGGTGTGCCGGGCTCGACATACGCGCAGTACTACGCGCCGCAGCTCATGCCGGCGGTGCTGGGCCACGACCCGAATGCCGCCGCGGCCTCGCCGCTCGGCGTCATGCAGCAACCCGTGCTTCAGCAAAAGCTGCCACGCACCGACCGTCTCGAGGTAACTATACTTTTATACTACTATCCGACACTATTACACCTGTGTAGCGCTTCCTAATAATGCTATGCCGGGGACCGAACTGGTCTTAAACACACATAAACTACATACATAAACTCTGACAGTTCGATATCCCTAggatcataacaattacttttgCTCCAGTTAACTAAGTCCAGTAATTTGTTTAGggaaatttcatcgaaatcgaaAACTGATAATGTTGCAGTCCCTAGTAGTATTGTCGATATTAGAAGTGTGAGTAATCGGTCTCCGGCGCATGATTCAGCGCCCGGGCCCATGCCCGTCCCGTGTGTCTGTGACGCGCGTGCGCTTCGCAGCACTCGCTTACTCCCTCTGGTGATGCGACTACACTGTTGGCGCAACGGTACCATTGAAAGTTCACCCACTGGACTCTGTAACGGCTCTCACGTCGATTTGCGCCTACAATGTAGTTTCCGAATGCTTAACCCGGAAATTACAATAGCAAAGGGTGgtctaatattttaatatatcgaaaaatccCCATGATATTGAAATGTACATATAAATGCGACGGATGCGTATCTCGTTAACTTGATATTAAATTTGATCGAAATAAACAAAAGCGGCGTCCGGTCGAGGTCAATACATATATTACTAAAAATTAGGGCCCAGTACcgaatattgaaattaaatttaaataaataatgtttccCTGCCTGCGTCGACCTATGTAAATTTAGAAATGGAATAGATGAGTAGGTTATTAGGGGCGTAAGGCCGAGTCAGCAGCGAGTGTAGGGTTTGAGGCCGGAGGCACGGCCGATAGGGTGTCGGGTTAGCGGGCTAGTGGGTAGTGGGCGAGTAGAGCGTAGCGAGGTGCGCGAGCGGCGGACATGCTGGTGTGTGGTGGTGCAGGTGTGCCGGGAGTTCCAGCGCGGCGCGTGCAAGCGCGCCGAGTCCGAGTGTCGCTTCGCGCACCCGCCGCCGCCCGTGGCCGCGCACGACGACGGCTGTGTCACGGTGTGCATGGACGCCGTCAAGGGCCGCTGCGTCCGCGACCCCTGCCGCTATTTCCACCCTCCCCTGCACCTGCAGGCGCACCTTAAGGCGCAGGCGCGCGGCGCGGTACGCCACCAGGCTGCACGCTCTTGCCTCGCTCGCTCGCGCTCGCTTCTCTTCTTCCGCTTGGTTTCGCTCGCCGCGACGCCGCTTCTGTTCGCAAAGCTTATTATGTTCAGTTCGCCGCAGCGCCGGCTCGCGCCACGCTTCCGTCGCACTCACGCTTcactttatttttagttttatctatCGCATAATATCACCTTTTGCCAAGCTTTAGGTGTATTCTGTGCATCTACTACATCGTTATTGTTTCTGTCCCGTCCCGCGACGCTTCGCTTCACGTAGACGGCCGCAGCAGCGCAGCAGCCGGCAGCGAGCGCGACTTCGGAGCCGGGCAAGAAACGGCCGGCGCCCGCCGAGCTCGAGCCGCCACCGGTACAGCCGCCAGCTTTGCACGCTTCACCTCCGCTCCTCGCTCCTCCTCCCCTCCCCCGCACGCTCCTCCGCGCGCCTCTCCTCCGTAGCGCGCCGGCACGCGAGGCGACCGGGAGCCCCCCTCGCTCGCCCCGCGCCCCGGCGCACCACTACGACACCCTCCACCCTCGCGACCCGAGAACCTCCGTTCAACCGTCTTGTTTCTCGTTTCAGATGGACATGAAGAGCGTCGGATCCTTCTATTATGATAATTTCGTAAGTATCTCGACACGGTCGGGATCGTTACGATCTCTATGCTATCGTCCGGGTCGCCCGGACGGCGGGCCTCCGCTCTATGATACTAATCGATCGTTTTCATATTTCAGGCCTTTCCCGGTGTGATGCCGTACAAACGACCCGCCGCCGACAAAGCGGGCGTCCCCGTGTACCAGCCGGCGACGACCTACCAGCAACTGATGCAGCTCCAGCAGCCGTTCGTGCCCGTGTCATGTGAGTACCCCGCGCCCGCCTCGTCCGCCCCGCCCGCGGGCGCGCCCGCCTCCGCCTCGCGCCAGCCCACGCCCAcgcccgcgccggcgccgccgccgcagcccgcgcCGCCCGTGCCCGCGCAGCCCGCCGAGCCCGCGCCCGCCGCCGACCCGCAGCACGACCCGGCGCAGGTGGCCAAGGAGGTGGCCCACAAGAACTACGCGGCGGCGCTCGCGCTGGCCGCGCAGCAGTCGGCCATGGCGCACGCGGCGGCCGCGTACACGCAGCAGGCCTTCAAGGCGCGCCAGGGCATGCCGGCGGGCCTCATGCGCGCGCCCTTCATGATGCCGCGCGGCTGGCCCGCGCCGCCCATGCCCATGCAGGCCTACTACCAGCAGCCGTACATGTACGCGATGCCTCCCCCCACGCCGCCGGCGGCGGCtgccgcggccgctgccgcCGCGGCCGCGGTCAACCCCTACAAAAAGATGAAAACGACATAAGCGGGGCTCGGCAGGCTCCCGCGGGCGGAGGGGGCGGGGCGCGGGGTCTCCGCGTAGAGACTCGTACTGTGTGGCCGAGTGTGAGCCCCGGCCTGTCGGGGCGGTTAGCGCTAGGCGTGTTGTCacatttgtattgtattattgtaaGGACGAGGCGAGAGGATTCGCCCTCGCCGAAGTCTCCGTAGTGTAACGCTATATCTATTCTATTGTGTATTCTACTCACTTACCGTTATTATCTTATGCGTGTATATTTCTCGTATCTACGATCCCGGTAATAATAACGCTTGAATGCATGACTGtacgtttttttattacctCTTGTCGATCGTCGTTTATCGTGAGTATCGTCGTACTGAGAGTTGAGCGCTTAGTCCGTCGATCCCGCTACGTACACGCTTGTTCTCGGAGGAGGTCCGCACGGGTGCGCTTTGGCCGATGTGTCGATCCCGAACCTAGTGGTTTCCGGCTTGCAGCTGCAGGCCCGCACCTAACACCGCCGCCTTCTAATTTTCGCATGGAATAGAACCCACCACCCTATACGTTTGGCTCATCAGGTATTGTTCTCATTATTCTAGAGGCTCCTCGTGTGTGCTCAGTGTGCCGGCGTGCTCACCACTAGCGCAGCAGTTGCGGCGAGCGCCGCCAccgctttatttttattttcggtCGCACGTTCtttctatttattttgaacGCTTTCTGTTACATGCCTTCCGAATGACCGCTTCGGCTGTCGTTGCAATCTTTTGTCGCTTTTTGTGTTGGGACGGTCAGGCTGTGCGCCGACCAACGCGCCCTTTGTGGTTTACACCGACGAGCGCGGACAGGTAACGAGTGCCGCGTGCAGTGCCCACCGCTGCCATTGCCCGCACGCTTGCACCTAACCTATCCCGGTTGACTTTGGAACCTTGCGTCTCGACGCATATCGCTTATTAACGCTGGAAATTAGGCCACCTGCCACCTGCGTAGATGCCGCGCACTCCCTCTTAGCCTCTCGAGCTCTGCTCTAACCCTCCTTGCGGCACGCTAACCCTTCACCCTGCCGGCGAGTGCATCTCTGCTACCATCCACATTTTGTATgcccttttattttattgtgacgCTCGAATCGATTGGTTTATCAGAAtttatcacatttatatttAAGAATTTTAACTTTAAGACTAAATTGACgatgtcataatcataaatgaTGGAAATTATGTTTCTATTATAAgacaaataattattaaaatatagaaTAGAAAACTGTTTGAAAGGCCTAAaactgttttttattttaactcaTAGTCACAGCTatgatttttaatatttaattttatcaataATTCAATACAAAATGAGCGTAAATATCCATATCCATACTAAAACTACAGCTTGCTTCGTTTACTATGCTTCAGTAGAGACATTTTAGTTTGGTTCTTGATGCTTAAAGAGAGCTTATGTAGAATAAGCGCTTGTTAATAGTGCCACCAACAGCCCGAGCACACGATCACTCCTAGCGGCTATTCACACCAGCGGGTAAAGGTACGCTTTGGTGAAGTGAGCTTTTTAATCGACAAGCCATTCACGCACAAAAGGAAGATAAACGCGGAACAGTTAGTCATCATGATATCATATCTTCCTTTTATGCCTATGCAGGTTTTCAGGTGTCGTGTTTTACGATGGATTTAGAATCAAACAAAGTACTTGTACAATGATGACACAGATGATTGGAACATGCTGTGGCTGACCGCACGGTCGCGAACTGATGGCATCGCTTATCAGGCGTCTCATGTGTATCAATGTCATCTCACCCACATCAGCCATTTAGTCTTTGTGCTGTACCTGTATTTGATTATATTGTAATGAACAGTTGATGCTACAACTTACTTGTTGATGATTTTTAGTTTTGTATAGTGAGACATACTTGCTTTCAAATGTGGAAGAAGTCACTCTACAGTATTGCCTTGCTTACACCCGGTAAGATACAATCAGCTTACTTTAATATCCTCGTATAAGTGATTTCCTGTTTGTCGCCTAAACTGAACCGCTTCTCGAGCATGACTTGACTAATGAGCCTACAAAACGCTTCttattaatttaccaataatgacacactcactcactgGCGGCTTCAGTTTAGGTGGTTAAgtgaattaaaataatgaagcCAAATTTTCTCAACTGTTAAAAAGTTGACTGATTGACATTATTTGGAAGAAAACCCCTGAAACACTGCTGATATTGCACTTTAAAACTACACCTCTACTTTATTCGTCAACTTTTTAGCACATTGATATTCACCGCTTGCAAGTGTCAACTATCAACTGCTAATAAGGGggatatatttataataataatatagatttTTTCCAACCTTAATGCtttatacatttaattttatttttaactgtgTGTAGTTGGTAGTTGAAATGAAAGTGGTGAAAGGAGACATTCGAAGTGACTCAAAGCCACATTTGCGTTCATGCTTTTAAGGTCCAATCACGACCATATATCATTAGCCTTTCAACAGACACGTCACTTGGAGTTTTCTCCGTCAATGCTTAAGTGCTTCGCAGTTGCGGCTTCAATCCTCGCTTACGTTGAGGCCTATCTGATGCTTACTCAAAGTGTTCACGTAGatgtaataataaatacttggttttcttttttttgtcgTACAGTAACCGCACTCTCTAATGGTCATTATGTTGCAGTTTGTACTACCACTAACATGTCACGTCCAGAACTGTCATGTAAGCTAAAGGTATACTTAAATTTATTTGTCTATTTACATTGTAACCATGCCTACGACCGAAGCATGACCGGCCCGTGTCTCACCGAGAACGGGCGGTGTCTAATCATCACGGCGATGCAGCCACATACCGTAACTTCCCCACACAGCCTCTTAAGCTTTGTTATAGCAACAGTTGGTATTTATTGGGTACACTTTGGACGCTACAAACCTCTAGTACGCCCTCGCCCTGGTAAAAGTTGTCTAGCATCATGCTTTagcttttttgtaaaatatagtcACGCTTAAATGAGATTGGCTGCGCAATAATGATTATACTTCAAGCGTTCTGCATGCCATTTAGATATTATATATTCATACCTACTATGTGCATAATGCAGCGTACCTTAACACCACTCTCTGACGGTAACGGAAACGCGGACGAGTTCCATTCTTTTCCGGCTCGTATTAAATGCTGTGTAAATttatttatcaacagattttaCAATATAAAGGTGACACACACTTACCCGGCGGGCTTAGTCGGTGAAAGAATGCTTGGAAGGTCCAATCATATTGTGCAACGAATCTTGTAAAGTTATTGTAATATTAAAGCAGCGAACAATTTCGTTTCTTGCAGTTTCGCCTTCCGTGTGTCCCGTTTAGTGTTTATTTATGTAGCGAATGAGAAACTACACACGCTTAGTTCTAATTTCTGATTAGTGTTTTAGTGTCTACTTCCCTTTAACGGTAATCTGTTAGAAATTGCCAATCGAATGCTCTATTTGCTCATGTGACACGTCTCGTACTGTTTAATACTACGGTTCCTCGACTTGCCCTGCTCTTTGATATTACAAAAACTATTTCAGCGTTATTTTTCAGACGGCTGTGCCATAAGGATACTGTTCAATGTCAGATGTATGAATGTTCAAAAAGTGATCAACTAGATTTAGTATTAACACAATAACAAAATTGTTCATGAACCGTTATCTTGTATTAACAAAGATAATTATGTTTATACCAACAAATATTCAAACTCAAGTCTTAACTGTTCATGATATAGTTATATCTACTACCTATATATAGCAGTCACCATACGGAGCTTCCACAATGAACAGGACACTTGATACTACAAAAAAGACCAAATCGACTATGACAATAATTAAGTAATTCATTAGAACGTAACGTAAGTGGTACTCATTATTGAAATTGTCCGCAATAGTCAATTACAAGAGTACTAACTAATAAGAGATCATTTTATACAAGATTGTTCCGAGTGAAAATTCATAACATAACTACTGAATATGTAACTTTGGTCACTGGTTCCTAGACCTAAGGGTTGTTGGAAGTACTGTATGGTCGCTTGCAAACATTTTGAAGGATAATATAACGTACCTTAATaagatattattatattttcagtTACTGGACACCCTCCCGGTGTGCCAAGATTTTAATCGACAAGGATGTACAAGACCTACCTGCAGATTTGTTCATATTCGTGAAGGTGGGTTGCATTGCTTTTTATTATACCAATAATGATTAGTTTTTTAAATCACTGCAAATAAGTCGTGTAACTTTctcaattaaaatattaatcatTCAGTCTGGTTACTGTCACAACATTTAGTTATCTGAAAATGCCGACATTTTAAAGCACTAATGTTAGAAATcataattttgatcaaatcttGTCGTGGGTCCTTTAGTCGTAAGTGTTTTGAcagtaattttaatttgaacGACATACTTAAAACAAGAAACAACcctattttaaaatacatatttcattttactATTTATTCTACCTCTCCTTTCCCTCATATTCTATGCATGATTGATCACTGTGTATGACTATATTAATAGTCAATAAGTAGCAACTGATTTAAAGTGGTTTGTAGTCCGTAATTATTTAGAAGATTTGaatatagtaaatatttattagtacattCGTTTCCATATAGATGGACCTAACCTAACtccttaatattttatatacattCGTAATAGAAATGTAGGTAGTGTTtgatatgtatttaattatttagccTTTTACCTAGTCTTTTAGTTGTTTATTGAAACGGTgtcattttaatattaatattagtcATAATATATTGCCTGAGTAATAAAGATCATATATCAAATTCAATTACTTGACAAAACTGTACGGTCTGTACGTCATATTCATAAGATAAAATGTCGTATTGTTTGACACTGCCCCAGTAGTTGCATTCAATTCCTCGATCCATTGATAACAGTCAGGTCGGAAGCTATTGGAATGTGTCAAACTGTAGAACATTACCTTAATTTGGTTGGCTTGTAAATAATGTTACCTATCGTGTATTTAATTATGTGCAATTTTACCTAAACTTATGTGTCGATGTGGGGTCGTTGTACAGTTTAGTAAGTTTTTAAGATGGCGGTTGTGGCGTTCCAGGGTGCGGGCTGCAGGT from Cydia splendana chromosome 5, ilCydSple1.2, whole genome shotgun sequence encodes:
- the LOC134790798 gene encoding muscleblind-like protein 3 isoform X7 gives rise to the protein MATMVNMNSLLNGKDSRWLQLEVCREFQRNKCSRPDTECKFAHPPATVEVQNGRVTACYDSIKGRCNREKPPCKYFHPPQHLKDQLLINGRNHLALKNALMQQMGLTPGQVLPGQVPAVATSPYLSGVPGSTYAQYYAPQLMPAVLGHDPNAAAASPLGVMQQPVLQQKLPRTDRLEVCREFQRGACKRAESECRFAHPPPPVAAHDDGCVTVCMDAVKGRCVRDPCRYFHPPLHLQAHLKAQARGAVRHQAARSCLARSRSLLFFRLVSLAATPLLFMDMKSVGSFYYDNFAFPGVMPYKRPAADKAGVPVYQPATTYQQLMQLQQPFVPVSCEYPAPASSAPPAGAPASASRQPTPTPAPAPPPQPAPPVPAQPAEPAPAADPQHDPAQVAKEVAHKNYAAALALAAQQSAMAHAAAAYTQQAFKARQGMPAGLMRAPFMMPRGWPAPPMPMQAYYQQPYMYAMPPPTPPAAAAAAAAAAAAVNPYKKMKTT